GGAACCTCGGCGTGGGGACGTTCTCGACCGGGAATCGCTGGTGGAGGCGGCCGACGGCTGTGACGTGCTGATTCACGTCGCGACTGCCATTCCGACGAGTCTGAAACCGACCGACGAGGAGTGGACGCGGAACGATTTAGTGCGCGTCGAAGGCGCGCGGAACCTCGTGGCGGTCGCCGACGAAATCGACGCGAAGCGCCTGCTACTCCAGAGTATCGTCTGGGTCGCCCGCCAACCCGACGGCGGTCGATTCGACGAGGACTCGCCGCCGCATCCCGACCGGGTCACGCGCTCCGCGCTCGAAGCGGAGCGCGTCGTTCGCCGAGGTGGAGAGGAGTACGGATTCGAGGTCGGAATCCTTCGCTGTGGTTGGTTCTACTCGGCCGACTCGGCGCACACTCGACAGATGGGGGAAGGACTGCTGAACGGGGAGTTCCCGATTCTCGGCGGCGGACTCCTCGGTAGACGGGACGCGACGCTCTCGATACTCCACGTCGAAGACGCGGCGCGGGCGTTCGCCACGGCGGCCGAATCGAACGAGAGCGGTCTCTGGCACGTTACAGACGACGAACCGGTGACGGTCGCCACGCTGTTCACCGCGTTCGCAGAACGACTCGGCGCCCCGACGCCGCGACGGATACCGGGCTGGCTTGCGCGTCCGCTCGTTGGGAAGAACTCGGTCGAGTTGCTGACGACATCGATGCCGACCACCAACGATCGATTCCGGGAGACGTTCGACTGGAAACCACGGTATCGAAGCTATCGGGAAGGCCTCGACGAGGTAGTCGAAACGTGGGACGAAGACGGAACGCTCACGCGAACGCCGGAAGATAGCGTATGGAGCGAAAACTGAAACGGGGTTCTCGAACCGTCGTCTACTCGCCCTCGAACAGGACGAGTTCGTCGTCGTCGTTATCGTCGTCCAAACAGAGCGGTACCGGCGGCCCCCAGAGATACCGGTGCTGACCGCCACACGCGGGACAGTCGTAGGTTGCAACTCCCTCTCCCTCCGGAACGTTCGAATCCCAGTCGTCGGGGTCGGTGTGCTCCGTGGCGATCGGCGTCATCGTCTCGGGACATCGGATCTCGATGCGGTGGCCTCGTTTGAAATCCGTTCCACCCGTGCTATCCTTTTTACTCCCGAATGGGTTGAGTCGGTCGAACACGACTATCGCCCCCCGGCAGGGGTGGTTCGACGCCACGATACGCACTTCGTTCCCGGACTACTTCGGAACACGGTGCTATCGTAAGGAACCCGATGAATACAAATGCGTCGATACGGCAAAAAACATATCCGAAAAAGCTAGACTGACAGTCAACTGATCAGACGGTCGAATTTTACCCGTTCAGTCGGCGGTTCCGGCGACCGTTTCGGCGACCCCGATCAGCGTCTGCCACGTGTTCAGGGCCGCGCGGAGGGCGACGAGGTCCGCCGCTTCGACGGTAACCAGCATCGTCTTCCCGTCCCGTTCGACGGTCGTCCGCGAGCGCTCGTCGTCGATCTCGCCGATCTCCTGCTCGACGCTTCGGAACACCGTGACGGCACGCTCCTCGGAGTCGTAATCGAATTCGAGAAACGCGTCGTGAGACACGGGCGTTACCGGACGTGAACTTCCTTGACGTCGCGGCTCCGTTCCTTCAGCAGAACGCGGTGGCCACAGTACGGACAGCGGACGCCGCCGTACTCGTCCAGTTCGACATCCCGCTTGCAGCGCGAACACTTGTAGCTCATTATTCGTCGTCAGCCAATGCGGCGCGGATGGAGCGCTTGACGGTCTGTCCGGCGGGCGTCTGCGGGCGGTAGGTACCACCGGCGAACGTGTAGCCGCACCGACCGCACTCCCAGATGCCCGTTCCCTGTCGGTCCACGGTGTCGCTTCCGCAGTCCGGGCAGGTGTGGTTCTCGTTCATGTCCGCTTCGATTTCGGAGATGCGCTTGCGCGCGACGCGACCGTATCGCGCTCCGAACCGACCGGCACTGCCGGTTCGTGATTTAGAGTCTTCGGCCATAGTACCGAGAAATAACCCGAGAGGACAGATAAACCCTTTGAGTTCAGACCGGCGGTCGAGCCAACGCGTACCCGACGACCAACAGCGCCCCGAGCAGACCGAGGATGGCCATCGGGAACGACGTGAACTGCCCGGCCACGTATCCACCGCCCGATAGCGTCGGAATCGCCGTGAGTATCGCGTCGTAGCGTGAGGCCATGTAATTACATATAATTACGCAGGCCCAAAAGGGCTGGGGCTGCGTCAGAAACGGGTGTAGTTGAATGTAATCGGGAGATTCGACTACAAAAGTTACGGCTGCACGCTGGCGAAGAGTCGCTGATCGTTTCGCCGTGACAGCAAGTACAGACGTCGATGAGACCGCAACGCAACCGCGCACAGCACCACGCGCCGGTTAGACAAGGTTGTGCGAGACCAACCGACGGACGCGTCGAACGAAAACCGAAATCCGGTTCGTGGGCTACTGAAATCCGCTCTCCCGTAGCGCCTCGTTCAGATCCTCCCGAATCCGCTCGCCGAGTTCGCGGTCCATCGCGGTGGTGACGACGCGGTTTTCCTGCACGCTGGAGCCGTCGCGGAGGAGGATACGGACGTTGCCGTTCTCGTCGGCGCGGGTCGCCTTGGCGCGGACGCCGGAGTCCGAACTCGACCCCCCGGCGCTGATGGGACCGGGGATGACCTTCTTGACGTGCGGGTGGCAAGCGACTTCCCGAATCACCCGCATGCCGTCGTGGTTGCCGATGAGCGTGGTGTGTGAGCCGCCGAGTTTCTCGCTCGGGTCGAGGTCCACGACTTCGAGCGAGCGCTCCCCTCGGCGGCGAGCACCTCCTCGACCGGGTCCTCGTCCCCGACGCGATAGAAGTCGTGGTGGAGTTTCGCCCGAATCGCCCGAATCACGTCGCGGTTGCCCGCCGCGTACACCTCCTCGGGGTGTTTTCGGCGGACTTCGTCGGCGATGCGCCCCGCGAAGTTGCGAAGTTCGACGACCTCGTTTTCACCGTCCTCCGGCGTGGTCCGGACGCCGGTCTTCCCCACGACGGTTTCGTCCCGGAGCATCGTGAGTTCGGCGTGGTCGCGGGCGACGGTGAGGACGACGGAGTCGGCGTTCTGCGTCCGGCAGACCAGGCAGTAGTCGCCCGGTCGTTCGAGCGAGGACGCACACTGCCGACAGTTCATGCGCGTTCATTGCCAATCGCGGCGTTTAACGTCGGCGTTTCGGAATCGAGGTCGGTGAGAGAAAGATAAATATCGGATAGAAGACAACTTCGAGAGGAAACTGAATCTACATTTCTATCGGCGCGCCGCCGAAGACGACGAAGCTGACGACCCAGTAGGCGACGTACAGGCCGAGCAGGACGTACCCCTGCCACGGCCGGAGACGACCGGTGTGGATGAAGTACGCCGCGAGCACGGTCCCGACGACGAACACGGGCAGGTGCCAGACGAGGACGGACGACCCGATGCCGATGCTCCCCGCCAACGCGATGACCCCGATTTTCCCCGTCACCGAAAAGAGGACGCTCCCGACGACGTTGCCGACGCCAATTTCGGGCGCGCCGCGCCGGACGGGTTCGATGGTCAAAAAGAGGTCCTCGACGGTCAACACGGCCGTCGCGACGGTCGCCCCGAACACGGTGTCCTCGATGCCGTAGTCGTGACGATTCCCTCCGTCCCCATCGACATGGCCGAGGCACCGATGACGAGACCGACGAGCGCCACGACCGAGAGACCCAACCACGCGATTCCCGGAAGTTCGCGGTCGGGGACGAACGGAATGTCGTCGGCGGCGGGGCGGACGACACCACCGTCCAGCATCTCCCGTACCTCCGTATCCCGGAAGACGGGAGTGTTGCGACTCGATTCCCGGTACACGATGTAGCCGAAGACGAGGACGAACAGGGCGATGAGGACGACGCCATCGGAGGGCGTCACGCTCCCGGACAGCACGAACGGCACCATCACGAACGGCGACAGCGCGAACAGGACGAGGTAGTCGCGGGGAACGTCCACCTCGAAGGGCGTGAAGATGGCGGCCAGCGCGAGCGTGATTCCGGTCAGCGATAGCGCGGTGCCGAACACGACGCCGAGCGCGACGCCGTCCAAGTTTTCGACGTTGGTCGCGACCCCGAAGACCACGTCGTCGAACTCGATGCCGGTGAAGAGGATTGCGAGGACGAACAGGGAGAGGTCGAGACCGACGGCGGCCTTGGTAAGAAATCCGATGAGTTTCTCGACGCTGTACACCAACAACGCCGCTCCGGCGATGAAGACGACTCCGGCGGGGAGTCCGGTCACCATCGGCGCGTCGTCGCCCTCCGCGAGGACGGGCGTGACCGTCGTCGAGACGAAAACGACCGCGGCGAGCAGTATCGAAATCACCCTTCCCTTGCGACCGGCCATCGATGGAGTCACGCCGGGGTTCACCATATGCCCTCGGAGCCGTGGAGCGAAGTACGGTGAAGGATTATACACGCGGCCGGGGCCGCCCCGCTATCCCATCTCCAGCTTGTTATCCCATCTCCAACGGGTTCGCCTTCAGGAATTCGCGTAAGAAGACCGTGGCGTACGAGCCGGATGGAAGCGAGAATTCGAACGAGAGCGGGTCGTGAGTGAGCGAGAACTCGGAGCCGAGCAGTATCGCACGGCGGGTACCGGTCGAGTGGAACTCGCCGGGCAGGTTGAAATCGTGCGGTTCGAGGTCGAGGTCGTCGAGGATTTCGCGTTCGATGTCGCCCTGCTCCCCCTCGGCGAGTTCCGTCTCGGTGCCGACCAGCGGTGCGGTGACGAACGCCCGCCCGCGCCGACAGTGGCGTTCGATGGTCCGAACGCGCTTTTCGCTCACGGTCTGCTGGCGGTCCATGTCGGGAACGGTGAAGCCGTCTATTTCCTCGGCGAAACAGACCACGTCTCCGGCGACCGGTTTGTCGAACGGAAGCCCACGCCGAAGCCGCTCGCTCAGGATGCGGTTGAACACGTACGACTGGGCGGCGTTGACGAGCAACCGCTGAAGGTTCGTCGGGAGCGATTCGAGCGCGTCCCGGAAATCCTCGGGGTCCGTTCCGCCGTTTTCCACGAGTCGGTGAGCCATCGAGCGCTCGAACCCAAGTCGGTTCGGCAGGGCGTCGAGGACGGCGTCCCAATCGGGTGCGCGGTCTTCGACGCGCTGACGGGCCTCGCGCGTGTCGTCGGGTTCCGTCTCGAACGGGTTGCCGACGTAGGCCATCACCGCGTCCTCCCACTCCTCGTGGACGACGTGGAGGCCGACCTCGTGCGTGATGGGCCGCAGGCTTCCGAATCGCTGCTGTCCGAAGAAGTTGGGAACGGCGAGGGAATCCTCGCCTCCGGCGAACTCGCACAGTTGGTCGGCGATGTCGTCCGCGTTTTCGGGGCGGTCGGGGTCCGAAACCGTGATCTCGAACTCGTTGCCCACGAGGTCGCCGAACAGGAGTTCACGGCCCGCTCGCCCGACGGGTTCCAGTTCGACGGCTCGCATCTCCGGGAGGTCCTCCGGATCGACTTTCCGGAGGCTGAACAGTTGGGTCGTCACCGCGCGCTTGTCCTTCGTCCCGGCCCACGACACGCGCTCCCGGCTGATACCGAGCGCGCTGGACAGACTCCGGGCAAAATCGTTCGTATCCCACCCGTGCAGGGTCGCACGGACGACGAGATACGGGTACGACCCCGTATCGGAGTCCATCGGCTCCGCGTCGAACCGCTCGATTTCCCGCACCCGGAAATCCTCGTTCGTCTCGCGGAGCGTTCCCCCCACGCCGTCCGCGTCGCTGACGTAATACTCCATGCCGACCACTCTCTCGATGGGATGTGCCTCGCGCATTCGTCCGGAGGTTGTGCCCGAACGGAATTAAAAAACCCTACTCGACGATGCTGATGCGATCCGTCACCGAATCCATGGACTCACCGGGAAAGACGATTCCCGATTCGGTGTCGTACGTGACGAGACCGGCGGCCGCGAGTTTCGGCAGATGGACGTGGTACAGCAAAATCTCCGCCTCGTCGGCGTCGTCGTCTGGAATTTCGGTGATGCTGGAATCCGCATCCCACGCCGCGACGTGGTACGCGAGGTCACCGATTTCGGTCGGTGACGTCGCATCTGCGAGATACGAGAGGACGTATCGGCGGTAGGAACTGCTCAGCACGTCGAACAGCACCTCTGCCGATAGTTCGGTTCGTTCTCTCGGCGATGTCTCGGTTTTCGTGTGTCTCTCCATCATCAACCGTGTACTAGTACTTGGGGGACAAGTACGCGCTACCTACGTACGTTGGTTGAGTGAGAGTGGTTACCATACCGCAATATCGTGCATAGATGTCCGGAGTTCAGTCCGGAGATTCGTCGAAAAACGACGATGCGAGTTTCCGTTCGGCCTTTCGGAGATGTTGGTGGAGCGTCGCGGGTGCGATACCCATCGACTCGGCGATTTGTTCGGCCGTACTCTCGCGCGGCCAGTCGTAGTAGCCGGCCAGATACGCGGCTCGAAACGCCGAGCGCTGTCTCGTCGTCAACTCGGTCGAGAGCGCGTCCCTGAAATCCTGTTCGGAGCGTTCGGTTCGTTCGAGATCGTGTTTCGCGAGGAGTTCGGTGTCGGGATGCGAGGAGCGAATCGACGACATCAACGTCCGAATATCGGTTCCCTTCGGGACTTCCACGACGATATCTTCCCTCCCGTCGTGTGCGCGTGCCGTCTGCACCTTCGCGCTGGATTCGATGAAACTCTCGACCAGCGACGAGGAAACGGTCAGCACGAGCAGTCCCTCGTGGTCGTGCACCCAGACGATGCGTGCCTCGTCGATTTTCGGGACCGTCGTGGCGGTTTCGGCCACCCGTTCCGGCGATGCGTCTTCGACGCGAACGTAGTAGAGATAGCGACCGTCGGACGCCGGGACGGTGCCATCGAGGGTAAGCGTGCAGTCGATTCGGCGCGAGAGATCGACCAGCAGTGCTTCATCGTCCGTGACACGAAACGCCAGTTCCACGACCGGTCTGTCGGTCGCGAGGAGTTTCTTGCTCTCGGCGGCGTTGATGGCGAACCCGACGAGTTCGCCCAGTACATCGAACCCGGCGGCCTCGCGCTCGCTGAAAGCGTTCGCACGCGTCGCGTAGACGACCAACACCCCGTAGGTCGTCTCCCCGTACGAAAGCGGAACGGCGATTCCGGACCGAAGTCCCTGTTCCCTCCCTTCCTTTCGAAGGCGTTCGGTGAGGGCAGGGGTCTCGGAAAAATCACGGACGACGACGTGTCGTTCCGTCCGAAACGCCGTCGTCGCGGGTCGTTCCCAAACATTGTTCGTCGCTTCGACCTCGCCCACGAGTTCGTGGAACGCTCCATCGTCGCCAGCGTGTGCGCGGGAGATGATACTGTCCTCGACGATATCGTGTTCGCCGACCCACGCGAACCGATAGAGATCGGAATCGGCCAACCGGGAGCAGACCACCTCCTCGATTTCCTCGCGCGTCGCCGCGTCGACGAGTTCGTGGATGACCTCGCGGACGAGTTCGTTGATGCGGTTCAGCGTTTCCAGTTCGTCACGCTGCTGTCGGAGTTCACGCTCGCGTTTCCGTCGCTTGGAGAGGTTTCTGCCCGTTCCCGCGAATCCGGCGACCGTTCCATCCTCGGTCGTGATCCGCGTCGCGTTGAACTCGTACGGGACGTGGTCGCCGTCCTTGGTCACGAGTGCGGACTGGCGCGTCTCCGCGCTCGTCCCCGACAACACCATGTCGATCGCCTCGGCGATCATCTCCGCGTCCGCTTCCGGGATGAAATCCAACGGAGCCATGCCCCGGAGTTCGTCGTCGTCGTAGTCGGTGACGGTCGTCAGTCGGTCGTTCCACTCGACGAGCCTGCCGTTTGCATCGAAAACGTAGAAAACGTCGGGGAGCGTGTCGAGAACGGCACGGACGGTCGATTTATCCATCGGTATCGAACGGAATGGCCGCGAAGTCTCTGCCAACGTTGCGTTTGACAATGTGACACGTGGCAACAGAGTACATGCCCTAGCAGAGAGAAGCGACCGTGTCGGCAAAAGATTTCGGATTTGATATATTTCGGAGGGTTCTCAGAACAGCGAAAGGTCGCCGGTGACCTTGTCCACGAGGTCGTCGTCGGCGGGGCCGACGGCGAGGGCAGTGGCGGTACCGGGGTCGAGTTGCGTGTGTCCGGCGTCGCGGATGATAGCGTTCGGAAGTCCTTCCACCCGTGCTTTCTCCGCGAGACGGAACAGTTCCTCCTCGCTTCCCGCCTTCAGGACGACCTTCTTCTGACCCTCGCCCTTCCACCGTTTTCGTGCCCGGTCTCCGGTATCCTCGTACGCCGACAGCGACGCGTGAGCCACCTGCGCGGCGAGTTTTCCTTTCCCCATTCCGATGTCGGTGCGAGCGACGATGGCCTGTTTCATACCTCTGGATGGTGGTGTGGCGAACTAAAGCGCTCCTACTCGATTCGAGAAAGCTTATTATACATGACAAATATGCGAATGTATGCTTTCGGATGCCCTCTTTCGCCCCGACACGTTCTTCGAGGAACGAACGCCGCGACCGAGTCTGGGAAGCGCGTTCGCCGTCGTCCTCGTCGTCGCGCTTCTTTCGACGGCGATCTTCGGAGTTATTGGATGGTCGCTGAGCCAACGAATGACCGGGACGACGCAGATAGACAACCCGAATCGCCCCGCCGACGTGTTCTGCAACGATGAGTTCTATCAGGACAATCCGGTGTCCGATGGCTGTTCACAACCGAAGACGAAAACCGTCGTCGTCGGCAACCTCCTCTGGAAGGAGTTCCAGAAGAAGGTCCCGCTCGTCTTCGTCGGTATCATCGTCGGATGGCCGCTAACCGCGGTCGGACTGCACGTCACCTCCGCCCTCTTCGACGGCGAGGGGTCGTTTTCCAACACGCTGGCGGTCGCTGGATGGGGAATGCTGCCGTCGCTGGTGCAGGCGCTCGTCGGTCTCGGACTGTTCTACATCGCGCTCCGGCACGCCGACCTTTCGGGAAGCGACGTCGAACTCCTGACGGACCAACTCCAGTCGCTCATCGCGAAAGCCCGTGGAGGGACGCTACTCGTCTCCGCCCTCGGAGCGTTCTGGCAAGGTGTCGTCTGGACGTACGGGTTGAAACACGCCCGACGGCTCCCGACCGGTGAAGCGGCGGCGGCCGCCGGAATCGTCGCGGTTTTGCTGTTCGTTATGGGAGCGCTCGGCTAGTTCCGATTCGTGTCCCGAGAATCCCCCCGACGAACGCCCATTGACCGGAGAGCCTTTAGGTACCCCTTCCCCTGTTTTCGACAATGATACTCTCGGACGCGGACATTCACGAACGGCTCGAATCGGGGGAACTGGTCGTCGAACCGATAGACGAACCCGACCTCCAGATTCAACCGGCGAGCATCGACCTCCGACTCGGCGAGGAGTTCCTCGAATTCCAACGTACCAACATTCCCTGCATCCATCCCGACAGCGAGGACGAGGTGGACAGTTACGTCACCGAAACCATCGTGGACGAGGGCGACGAGTTCATCCTTCATCCGGGCGATTTCGTCCTCGGAACGACGAAGGAGCGCGTCGAAATCCCGTCGGACCTGCTGGCACACGTCGAGGGACGCTCGTCGCTCGGGCGACTCGCGGTCGTCGTCCACGCCACTGCTGGCGTCGTGGACCCCGGCTATCGCGGCCAGATCACGCTCGAACTGTCGAACCTCGGCACCGCGCCGGTCGCGCTCAAGCCGGGAACCCGAATCTCCCAGCTCATCTTCACGGAACTCAAGAACCCCTCGGACCGACCCTACGGGTCCGAACGCGGCTCGAAATATCAGGACCAAGCCGGACCGCAGGCGTCCCGAATCGGCAGCGACCACGAGTTCGGCGGTGACCAACTGTGAGGTTCGCGGAGGAAGTCGTCGTCGAGGAGTTCCTCCCGACGTTTCGGTCGATGCTCGCCGAGGACCTTCGGGAGCGCGGCCTGACCCAGAGCGAGGTCGCGGACGCCCTCGGCATCAGCCAGAGCGCGGTTTCGAAGTACGCGCACGGCGACGTGGCGGGAAACGAGCGGGTTCGAGAGGACGAACGGGTCGCCCGCCTCGTAGACGAAATCGGCGAGGGGTTGGCGACCGAGAGCATGAGCCAGTTACAGGCGCTCGTGGAGGTCGAAGTGCTCATCCGACGGCTTGAGGACCGCGACCTCATCGCACAGCTTCACGAGGAGGTGATGCCCGAACTGGCGGGGTACGGCGGCGACTTCAACGTTCACGACCCGGACGACGAACTACGGGCGACCGAACGCGTCCTCTCGTCCATGCGCCGCGGCGTGCACATCGTGGAGGGAACGAGCGGCTTCACGTCGCTCATTCCGGCGGTCGGGTCGAACCTCTGTGAATGTCTCCCCAACGCCGAGAGCATCGACGACGTGGCCGGGATTCCCGGTCGCATCTTCGACGTGAAGGGACGGGCGACGATTCCGGCCGACCCCGAGTTCGGCGTCAGCGGGCACGTCGCCTCCATCCTCCTCGCGGCCCGGAACGAGGGAGCGGACGTCCACGCCGCGCTCAACATCAGGTACGCGCCCGAAATCGTGGAACGACTCGAATCGACCGGCCGTGCGACCGCCGAGTTCGACGCCGAGTACGACGACCTCGGCACGGCAATCGAGACGGCGCTCGACGGGACGCCGGACGCGACGGTGCTCTATCAGACCGGCGGCTACGGTATCGAGCCCATCGTCTACGTTCTCGGGGACTCCGCGGAAGAAGTGGCTGAAATCGCGCGGGAAATCGTTTAAACCGGAACCCGCTCGCTGCGCTGTACTTCGCGGACGATGTCGTCCGGTCGAACGTCCTCCCGCTCACGACGGATGTCGTTGACGGTCTCCGCGAGCGAGAGAAGTGCCGAGACGGCACGGTCGCGCGTTGCGACGCGGCCGACCGGTCGAATCGTGGTGTATCTGTTTCCGATGCTGTCCTCCAGTTCGAGTTCCCATTCGTCCGCAATCGACGCTCTGACTGCCTTCACGGCGATATCTCCGTCCCGATGCTGGAGTTGGATCTCGTCGCCTCTGATGGGTGATCGCTCCCAATCAGCGGGAATCTCTCCGGAGTCAGACGGTGATTGCATGGTTTCGTTTTGTATTGTCCCGTTCATTCTGTGTTTGTCCTGGTTGCTTGTGCGGGTCGTTTATGTCCGCGCGCCGAAGTGGCACACACAAAGTATATACCAATCCGGCATTACTCTCTATTTACCTCGGGTAGGGGTACACGAGGTGACATTTTTCTTCGAACTACGCCTGTAGCTTCGGGTCCGGCCGACGTATCACTCGTTCGTGGTTTCGAAGTTTCGTTTCGTCGTGTCCGTCGTTCCGAGTGGACCCGTTATGTTTCGATGACGGATGGGGGCGCCTCGTAGTGTGTCCAATACTGTCTCCGAAACCGTCCCATCCTCCGAACAGTTGGCTTTGATGACAGTCCTCAATCACCGGAGTCTGTCATCGCGACTGTCACGTAGTATAAGTACGAACCTCGAATTACTTTAGCCCTGTGGACGTTTTCTGATCAGTCCGTATTCGGATCTATCCGTTCGATTGAATAGATTTGATACTTCGAATTTCCCAAACGAGATTAGTACGAATCACGCCTCGTCGGTCCTCGTGTCGAATCACGTTCACACTTCCGGCGTTCGTGGTGACAGCCCGATTTCTTTTATCGGACTCCGTCGTACGACCATGCATGTCACGGCGTGGAACGACTGCCGCACAACAGTTCTACGGACGGTGGGCGCAGTTATACGACCTCCTTGCAGTGGCGACGCCCGGCCTCTCCGAACTCCGAAGTCGAGTCGCCGACGAACTCCACCTCTCGCCCGGCGATACGGTGATCGAGATGGGCTGTGGGACCGGCGCGAACTTTCCCCATCTGCGGGAGCGCGTCGGCCCGGCAGGTCGCGTCGTCGGCGTCGATTTCACGCGGGGGATGCTCGAACAGGCACGGGACAGAATCGACCGCGAAGGCTGGGAGAACGTCCACGTCGTGCAGGCCGACGCGGCGACGTCCTCGCCCCGCGAGGACGTCGACGCCGTCCTCGCCACGTTCGTCATCGGGATGCTCGGCGACCCGCACGGCACCGTCACCCGCTGGCTGGACGGAATCCGTCCCGACGGCCATCTCGCGCTCCTCGACGCCGGGCGGAGTTCACGGACCTACTCGTGGCCCGTGAATCTGGCTTTCAAGGGACTCGTTCTCGCCTCCACACCCGGCGATATCAGCGCGTTCGAAAAACCGCCGTGGTACGTGCTGGACGAACGAATCGAGGAGTCGCGGCGGGCGCTGTCGGCGGGAGCAGTCGATGTTCAGGATAGCGAGCACGCGCTGGGCGTGGTGCGAATCACGGGTGGACGAGTGGCGGAGAGTCGATAGGGGTCGTCCACGACGGGGGTCGACCGTACGAATTCGCCCGCCTCGCAAAATAGTTGAATAGATGAACAACTGTTCAAATATTGTGTCGATTCTAAAATCGCGTCCGTAACGCGTGAATACGTCCCGGAATGACGCCGGTACCTGACGAACATTGGGTATCGTCCGACTATCGCATCCGACGGTCACTGTGTCGTTACTTCACACCCGTCCGCCGTCACGACGACGGTGTGCTCCGACTGGCTAACCAATGCGCCTGATTTCTCTTTGAGAACCGGGTCAGCCCTGAGTACCCCTCGGTTCACGAGTCGTTTGACGGTTACATCGAGACCCGGAATATCGTACCACCTCGTCGTGAACGGGAGACTTTGTCGGGTTTCGCGGAGGGTGTCGAGCAGTTCCCGGGCACGTCGGTCCCGCACCGGACGGTCGTCGTCGAGGCGGAAAATTCGTTCCTCGCTCCCCTCCGTTACGCGGCCGCGGCCGGTAGTGGCGAACGTTTCGACGGCCAAAACGTCACCCTCGGCGAGTTCGGTTCCTTCGTCACTGCCGACGTTGGGGAGACTCGGGTCGGTGTGGGCCTCGTAGTGGCCGAGTCCGTGTCCGCTCAAGTTTACTATCGGACGAAATCCGGACTCCCGGATCGTTCGCTCTATAGCGTGGCCGACGGTACCGGTGTGAACCCCTGCTTCGATGCTGTCGAGCGCAGCATCGAGAGCGGCATCACTGGCAGCGACGAGGTCGCCGTGTTCTCCCGAGAGGTCGACCGTCACGGCGGCATCGGAGCACCAGCCATCGACGTGGACGCCCATATCGAGCGTGACGAGGTCCGCATCGCCAAACGTGCTGTCGTCGTCCGCTCCTAGAATCGCGTGGGACGCTTCCTCATCGATGTTGATGTTGACGGGGAACGCCGGTTCGCCGCCGAGTTCACGTATTCGCGTCTCAGCGTACTCCGCGATCTCTATGTGTTTGACCCCCGGTTCGATGCGACTCGTCGTTTCGTCGAACACCTGTGAGAGTACGCCACCAGATTTCTGCAAATTTGACCAATTTTCGTCCGATATTTCCCCGTATGCCATGTCAGTACACACACGTTTGTACCATATATACATTTCTAGGAGTGGAAAAATTGAATATGGCGTATTCGATCCCGAGTTCGATGGACGAATCCGGG
The genomic region above belongs to Haladaptatus sp. R4 and contains:
- a CDS encoding NAD(P)-dependent oxidoreductase translates to MNVFVAGATGVLGRRLVAELSARNHHVVGLARDERGDELVAENGGEPRRGDVLDRESLVEAADGCDVLIHVATAIPTSLKPTDEEWTRNDLVRVEGARNLVAVADEIDAKRLLLQSIVWVARQPDGGRFDEDSPPHPDRVTRSALEAERVVRRGGEEYGFEVGILRCGWFYSADSAHTRQMGEGLLNGEFPILGGGLLGRRDATLSILHVEDAARAFATAAESNESGLWHVTDDEPVTVATLFTAFAERLGAPTPRRIPGWLARPLVGKNSVELLTTSMPTTNDRFRETFDWKPRYRSYREGLDEVVETWDEDGTLTRTPEDSVWSEN
- a CDS encoding KEOPS complex subunit Pcc1 encodes the protein MSHDAFLEFDYDSEERAVTVFRSVEQEIGEIDDERSRTTVERDGKTMLVTVEAADLVALRAALNTWQTLIGVAETVAGTAD
- a CDS encoding DNA-directed RNA polymerase subunit P, producing the protein MSYKCSRCKRDVELDEYGGVRCPYCGHRVLLKERSRDVKEVHVR
- a CDS encoding 50S ribosomal protein L37ae; amino-acid sequence: MAEDSKSRTGSAGRFGARYGRVARKRISEIEADMNENHTCPDCGSDTVDRQGTGIWECGRCGYTFAGGTYRPQTPAGQTVKRSIRAALADDE
- the truD gene encoding tRNA pseudouridine(13) synthase TruD → MREAHPIERVVGMEYYVSDADGVGGTLRETNEDFRVREIERFDAEPMDSDTGSYPYLVVRATLHGWDTNDFARSLSSALGISRERVSWAGTKDKRAVTTQLFSLRKVDPEDLPEMRAVELEPVGRAGRELLFGDLVGNEFEITVSDPDRPENADDIADQLCEFAGGEDSLAVPNFFGQQRFGSLRPITHEVGLHVVHEEWEDAVMAYVGNPFETEPDDTREARQRVEDRAPDWDAVLDALPNRLGFERSMAHRLVENGGTDPEDFRDALESLPTNLQRLLVNAAQSYVFNRILSERLRRGLPFDKPVAGDVVCFAEEIDGFTVPDMDRQQTVSEKRVRTIERHCRRGRAFVTAPLVGTETELAEGEQGDIEREILDDLDLEPHDFNLPGEFHSTGTRRAILLGSEFSLTHDPLSFEFSLPSGSYATVFLREFLKANPLEMG
- a CDS encoding bacterio-opsin activator domain-containing protein — protein: MDKSTVRAVLDTLPDVFYVFDANGRLVEWNDRLTTVTDYDDDELRGMAPLDFIPEADAEMIAEAIDMVLSGTSAETRQSALVTKDGDHVPYEFNATRITTEDGTVAGFAGTGRNLSKRRKRERELRQQRDELETLNRINELVREVIHELVDAATREEIEEVVCSRLADSDLYRFAWVGEHDIVEDSIISRAHAGDDGAFHELVGEVEATNNVWERPATTAFRTERHVVVRDFSETPALTERLRKEGREQGLRSGIAVPLSYGETTYGVLVVYATRANAFSEREAAGFDVLGELVGFAINAAESKKLLATDRPVVELAFRVTDDEALLVDLSRRIDCTLTLDGTVPASDGRYLYYVRVEDASPERVAETATTVPKIDEARIVWVHDHEGLLVLTVSSSLVESFIESSAKVQTARAHDGREDIVVEVPKGTDIRTLMSSIRSSHPDTELLAKHDLERTERSEQDFRDALSTELTTRQRSAFRAAYLAGYYDWPRESTAEQIAESMGIAPATLHQHLRKAERKLASSFFDESPD
- the pth2 gene encoding peptidyl-tRNA hydrolase Pth2, with amino-acid sequence MKQAIVARTDIGMGKGKLAAQVAHASLSAYEDTGDRARKRWKGEGQKKVVLKAGSEEELFRLAEKARVEGLPNAIIRDAGHTQLDPGTATALAVGPADDDLVDKVTGDLSLF
- a CDS encoding Yip1 family protein yields the protein MLSDALFRPDTFFEERTPRPSLGSAFAVVLVVALLSTAIFGVIGWSLSQRMTGTTQIDNPNRPADVFCNDEFYQDNPVSDGCSQPKTKTVVVGNLLWKEFQKKVPLVFVGIIVGWPLTAVGLHVTSALFDGEGSFSNTLAVAGWGMLPSLVQALVGLGLFYIALRHADLSGSDVELLTDQLQSLIAKARGGTLLVSALGAFWQGVVWTYGLKHARRLPTGEAAAAAGIVAVLLFVMGALG